ttaatatggacttcatttaaattttttaggatGCGAAGTTTTCTACCTGCTTAGTATTTTGTGCATGCTTCGATACTGTGAGCTTCAGTCTGAATATTGTAGTTTGGAGTAACCATGTTGAATGATCCAGTTTCAGTCATATTTTCTTTCCGTAACTCCATCATTCTTTTAGTCTACTGATAAAGACTTAATATTTACATGATAAGAGTGGTGTTGACACTTGTTTAATCAAGTTTGAAGTTACTCTAGTtactgttgcattagagcagtACAAAATCTCTAGAACGCCATCGGTGTTTGGTGTTTCTGATTCTTTGTTTAGAAAATACACATGGTAGGTTTCACCTACATTTTGAACTaaagaatattaaaatttgaatgtaAAAGCATTTAATATCTATGTATTTACCGTTGacaattttattgtttaacaGATATAGCACGCAATAAAGAGCGAAAGGAAGAAAAAACTAAACAGAAGATATTGGAGTATAGTGGAGTTCTAGCTCCTAGTCATTTAGAACGAAATACTGTAGATCTGAGCCTGCAATGGCTCCTGGAGGCAGTATTTTCAAAGAAGTTCTTGAATCTCACCTGATGTCTTCAGATTATGAAACAGGCAAAGCTAAATATGAGTCGAAGACTAGTAGTACAGTTATGAAATCTTGTGTTGGGTTGAATGGAAAGAATGGACTTAGTTCAAAGAATGGCGTGTATGACTTACTTGAGTGCCCTGTTTGCAAGAATCTGATGTACCCTCCAATTCACCAGGTGCAGTTCCTGCAAACTTTTACCTTTTTCTTCCCTTCCTTTTAGTAAGTAAAACCCTTTTCTTATAACGCACGATGCATTAATGAAACAATGTCATCTTGATAGTGCCATTGTAATCCTTTATCTCCATATCAAATATATGATGCACCATGCTTGGTGTTGAATGAAAGAGATGTAGCAGGATTAACAAATTCAATAGCTGGAATCCTTGGTATTGCTCGAGTTCATCATATTATCTATTCatttttcatagaacttgctccacattttcttgttccatCTGCGAGTTCTAGGcaacaacaaaaagataaaatcaACTACATGTGTTGCTAGTTTAGTTTTCCTTGTTGGATCTCCCAAAAGAGGCTGTTTTCCTGACCATGTTTCATTGGGCTGCAGACTCTATTTTGAGAATATAGTTAACAATTAGATTATCATAGATGATCAATAGAACCTATTGTGAAAACTCTTTAATCGTAATGTTCACATCATATCTTTATGGTAAATTTATCCAcacttataaattataatatctcGTTTATGACTGCATTGTGCGTTTCAGTGTCCAAATGGCCATACATTATGTTCCAATTGTAAGATTGAAGTCCATAATCTTTGCCCAACCTGTCACCATGATCTCGAGAACATAAGGTGTTTGGCACTGGAGAAAGTTGCAGAATCGTTGGAGCTTCCTTGCAGATATCAGAGTCTAGGTTGTCATGATATATTCCCATACTACACAAAGCTCAAACACGAGCAAAATTGCAGACTCCGTCCATTCAGTTGTCCCTATGCTGGAGCCGAGTGCTCTGTGATGGGTGACATCCCAAGTCTAGTTTCCCATCTCAAGGATGATCACAAGGTAGACATGCACAATGGATGCACCTTCAATCATCGATATGTCAAAGCAAATCCACATGAAGTTGAAAATGCCACATGGATGCTAACTGTAAGTCacttaataaacaaaaatatatgcCTTTGCTTGATGGTTTGATTTATTGCATgcaactattttttattatttaattggtAGCTTCTCAAATCACATCTTCAATTATGTAGCGTTGATTATGTGTGCACATGGCCATGGTTGTTTCTGTTTGAAACAAGAAATATGCTTGTGCACTAAGTTTATTTCTCTGCAAGTGATGTTGGGAATTTTTTTAGTCCTTTTTTATTAGAAGTAGCCCGCATAGTATTGCATCATGGGTCACATGATTAACACGTTAACGTAGGCATGTGGTATTGTTAATTTGATTGCACACTAGAATATTTCTTTAAGGCCTAAACTAATATAAAGGTTTAACCTTTGTCTAAATTGTTGATCATCATAAATCTTATCATGACATCCTAATACAGCTCTTCTGTACTCTCCCAATAttattaaaacaataaaatcattAATATACAAGCATACTTTTGTACTTATATCGACATTAATATACAATAATATTTGCATGCCTACCTTTAAATGCGTGATTTAagaacattttaaaattatttatttctatttataataatatttagaaGTTATATTATGAATAAGAGGAGTTGTAAATTTTTTGGGTTACACATTGAATATATTCCAAGAGCACAAAACTATTCCTCTTAATATTCAATACATTTACGATGCCTATAGTATTATACCAACATGGCTTCACAAACATTCCTCCTAGAAAAACTCCCAGTCACATGATGAAGTTTCTTGTTGGCAGGTTTTCAATAGTTTTGGAAGGTATTTTTGCTTGCACTTTGAGGCATTCCAGCTCGGGACAGCTCCGGTATATATGGCCTTTCTTCGGTTCATGGGTGATGACAACGAAGCCAAGAAATTCAGCTACAGCCTGGAAGTCGGCGCGAGTGGACGCAAACTTATATGGCAAGGAATTCCAAGGAGCATTCGCGACAGTCATAGGAAAGTTAGAGATAGTCAAGATGGACTAATAATTCCGAGGAGCTTGGCTCTTTATTTCTCTGGTGGGGATGGAAAAGAGTTGAAGTTGAGGATCACTGGTCGTATATGGAAAGAAGATTGAGATTTGAGAGATGTAAATATACTATTATTAGGGATATGCCACAAGTGATTATTGTTGTATAGAGCCTGTAACGatttcttccatgatttttgCTCATTGCCAGAGAATGAAGGAGGAACTACTAGTGTCCTTAACCGTATCTCCATAGATTCTCTTTACTTAATTTActttttcaatgaatttttttcaagttgGAATTGAAATTCACAGGGAAAATTACACTGTctacaaatttttatttgtttgatacATTAATCTACCCAAAAAGTTGAGGTAAATAATCAATGAAATGAATCTAGTTTAATAGAGgacatgaataataataataataataataataataataataaataaataaataaataaataaataaataactatagaAAGAAGGGACAAAAATATACCTAAAAGTTCATATGCTAGATCCGACAACACTTCAATAATTTAATGAGTCATGCGTGCACAGTATTTATACACTCTGGCGGACACATTCACCCTTCCAGCCATCGGCGTGTGGCGTCGTTAAATGATTGAAGTGTAGTCGTGTCTAGCATGTCGTGTCCAGCGTGTAAACGTTCAGGTGTATTTTTGTCCCTTCTCCCTAAAAAGAATAAACATGAAAATAATGTGTCCGTCGGAGTATATAAATACTATGCACGCATGACTCATTAAATGATTGAAGTGTAGTTGTGTCCAGCGTGTGAACTTACAGATGTATTTTTGTCCCTTCTTCCATAACTATATTAGGTATATGTTAACATTAGTCAcgagtataaaatatatgttggaatataaatatacattaaaaataaattgaatagatgtaatttatacataaatagttaaataaattgatggctgattttagtgtacaaataatatttttaataaataaatgatgTTTGACGGTTATCAGTGACTAAGAGAATgtgggttgaatcttagccccttttttgcTGAGTGTCACTTTCTGCCTTTTAGAATAACTCCAGGAGATATTTCtgctttttgtctcgtcactagtcaagagacattttctttttgtctcgtaactggtgaggagatatttttcaattttgtctcctACGCAACAGAAACAgtaatggagtagaagagaaagagagaatcacACCAAGATGTATCCTGGTttagctgctaagtgcaatgcagcctatgtccagtctccatcacaataatGACGGAATTTTACTAAACTCAAACTAATTACAGACACCAAttcttccctaggaactacccttcctatccgggacaagtccagaatctatCATCAATCctaaacttgacttggtcacctaccaagctttcaactactaagtgctaacccaagTTGCAAGggaattcccacagaatcatgatacacaacatatatatttacaaaggacctctaagacatctatgactttttctttaattttgtatcTTCTGCCTTTTTCCtctcattggctttttcttacaaacctcactctgtttgcctttttcaccatgagacttagacagacaaaactaaaaaaaagaaaacaaaatgtaacacattgaaggagaagaacttctgttagcttagggtagctatgagaactctgtgcttACTCTCCTTGTTTCAACCCTTGGCggttcacccttattatagaaggaGAAGCTTTCAAGGTTGAAACCGGTTCAACCAAgccactttcttcttcttcaataccAAGTCCGGTTCAgacaaagagaagagagaggaaaaATCGGAAGCAAATCAACATGCATGTACCTCTCTCTCATCCCTTCTCATCAAGCTTCATCAATCTGAGTCTTCCATCTTGACTTTGTCCCCAAGAAAGAATTTTGACCCTTGATAAACTCTTAATTCTTGACAGCTCCATCTGTTccatttttgctttttcctccAGGTAGCTACAGTAGCTACCTTCTGTGGTGGATGAACAAAAGTGGAAACGAGTTTTACCTCAGAGATCTTCTTCTTTGACCGAATCGGATTGCTTCTACTTTAGGTATGGAGATCTTGAAACTTCTTCTCCACATCTTGCCTTTAGTGAAAAAAATCTCAGCCA
This portion of the Arachis duranensis cultivar V14167 chromosome 6, aradu.V14167.gnm2.J7QH, whole genome shotgun sequence genome encodes:
- the LOC107492875 gene encoding E3 ubiquitin-protein ligase SINAT2, which codes for MAPGGSIFKEVLESHLMSSDYETGKAKYESKTSSTVMKSCVGLNGKNGLSSKNGVYDLLECPVCKNLMYPPIHQCPNGHTLCSNCKIEVHNLCPTCHHDLENIRCLALEKVAESLELPCRYQSLGCHDIFPYYTKLKHEQNCRLRPFSCPYAGAECSVMGDIPSLVSHLKDDHKVDMHNGCTFNHRYVKANPHEVENATWMLTVFNSFGRYFCLHFEAFQLGTAPVYMAFLRFMGDDNEAKKFSYSLEVGASGRKLIWQGIPRSIRDSHRKVRDSQDGLIIPRSLALYFSGGDGKELKLRITGRIWKED